Below is a window of Staphylococcus succinus DNA.
AGAAAATTTTAAGTGAAATGTTTAAATTGCTGTATTTTCGTTTATATATCATATAGAACTTAAATAGAGAAAGGTGATTATACATGGCTAAAAAAGTAGCAATCATAGTAACTGATGAATTTGAAGATAGTGAGTTAACAAGCCCTAAAGAAGCAATTGAAGAAGCGGGACATGAAACAGTTATTATCGGTGACGAAGCTAATAGTGAAGTGGTTGGTAAACATGGTGCAAAAGCGACTGTTGATATAAGTATTGCTGACGCACAACCTGAAGATTATGACGGATTATTAATCCCTGGTGGATTCTCTCCAGACCATTTACGTGGTGATTCAGAAGGTAGATATGGTACATTTGCTAAATATTTCACTAAAAATGATGTTCCAACATTTGCCATATGCCATGGACCACAAATTTTAATAGATACAGATGATTTAAATGGACGTACTTTAACTGCAGTGTTAAACGTACGCAAAGATTTATCTAATGCAGGCGCACAAGTTGTAGATGAATCAGTAGTAGTAGATAATAATATAGTGACTAGCCGTACACCTGACGATTTAGATGATTTCAATAGAGAAATTGTTAATCAATTAAATGATTAATTTGTGTGTCAAACTGTATCATATATAGCGCTAAGTTTTGATTGTTATATGTTAATATACAGCATAATTAGTACCCTCTTAAGCTTAATTTTAAAAATTAAACTTAAGAGGGTAAATTTATGTGTTAAAAAGTTAGTGATTCTAAATTACTAACAAGTTTAAAAAATAAGATATATTAAATTTATACATAAACTACGTTGCATGAAATTATTTAAATCTTCAGTATAAAACTTCGTGTTGATACTATCATACACCCTTGGACTGATTTTTACATTTTGCTATAGATAAACATTTAAACTATTGTTAAACTCACTTATAATGATATGAGAGCAATATAAAGGAGCTATGGCATGAAAAGAAGCGATCGTTATAAGCAACATACAAAACAAACAAGAGAAAAAAAGCCAAATATGCCACAACATAATACTTACTTTCAACCAGTGGGTAAACCACCAAAAAGAAAAAAAGGTAAAGGTATATTTTTAAAATTATTAATACCTATTGTTATTGTATTGGCTATTTTTATAGGTGCAATGTATGCTTTGTCTTTAAGAGCTAATGTAGATGATTTGAAATCAATTGAAGATAAAGACACATTTGTTTCTGTATCAAATATGCCTGACTATACCAAAGGCGCATTTATTGCTATGGAAGATGAAAGATACTATAAGCACCATGGTTTTGATATTAAAGGTACTTCAAGAGCACTATTTTCAACTTTAAGCGATAAAAGTGTTCAAGGCGGAAGTACATTAACACAACAAGTTGTTAAAAATTATTATTATGATAATGAGCAATCATTTACAAGGAAAGTCAAAGAGTTGTTCGTTGCACATCGAGTAGAAAAAGCATATGACAAAAATGAAATACTTAGTTTTTATGTCAATAACATTTACTTTGGAAGTAACCAATACACTGTTGAAGGGGCAGCCAATCATTATTTTGGAGCAACTACAGATAAAAACAATACAAATTTACCACAGATTACAGTACTTCAAAGTGCGATGCTAGCAAGTAAGGTGAATGCGCCAAGCGTTTACGATATCAATGATATGTCTGATAATTATATTAATCGTGTCAAAATAGATTTGGAAAAAATGAAACAACAAAATTACATTACAGATGTAGAATATGAAAATGCAATTCAAGAGCTAGGTGTTTAATTCAAAAAAAGCTTAATATCATGAAGATGATATTAAGCTTTTTTTGATGTTATAATTTATTTAGTTAGTAATAAATTATAGTTATGATTTTTAATTATTAGAAAATAAAGTCAACTATTAAAAAGTTGTGTGGCATAAAAGTAGTAGTATATATAAGAAAATTAGAGTTTACTTTTACTAAGCTATAAAATGGTGTGGGATATTGGTGGCTCATATTTATAATAAATCTGTTGCATATAAGCTAACCACTATAATTCCATTCATTCTTAATATAAGTTATTCTAAATAAGTGGAGTGAATAAAATGCCTAAAATAACTAAAATAGAAGTGCAAAAAAAGAATAAAGAGCGTTTTAACCTGTTTTTAGATGATGAATTTGAAATGGGAATAGATATTGACACTTTTGTTTATTTTAATTTGAAAAAAGATCAAATTGTCGAAGCAAAAGATATGGAAGCCATTCAAAGTTATGAACAGTATAGACAAGCTATTAATACAGCAATTCAATACCTTTCTTATCGGAAGCGTACAGATCACGAGGTTGTTCAACATCTTACGAAAAAAGAGTTTTCAGAGTCAGTTATATCTAAAGTTTTAGATTATTGTCATGCACAAAAACTTATAGATCACAATGATTATGCAAATAGTTTAAAAAATACAATGATATTAACTACAGACAAAGGGCCAGGCATATATAAACAAAAATTACGTGAAGCTGGTATTGAACAAGTCATCATTGATGAATATACCGAGCTTTATGAAAAGGAGCAATCTATGGAAGATATCCTAAAAGTTGCCAATAAGATTTTAAAACAAAAAAAGGGTCCATTAGTAAAAAGGAAAGAAAAATTAACGCAGTCATTAATGCAAAAAGGTTATAGTTTTGAAAAGATTAAAGAAGTTATGGAAGACCTTGATTTCTCTCAACCTGATGAAGAATTAGACAATTTATTGCAACAAGAATTAGAGAAAGTCTATAATAAGTATTCTAGAAAGTATTCTGGAAGAAAATTAATTAATAAAACTATAGAAGGCCTTATGAGAAAAGGGTATAAATATGATAAAATTAAAGCTAAATTAGAAGAGAGTGGAATTGTTGATGGAACAGAAGAAATTGAGTGAAATGAGTGAAGTAGAACTACGCCACGAAATTCAAGGTTACAAAGAAAAAATGCGTAAAGCAGAAATGAATGGTATCTTTAACGAATATGATGTATACCAAAGCAAAGTTATAGTTGCTGAAAGTTATTTGGTGGATAGAAACAAGATTGAAATTGGTAAAATATATAAATTAAATGATGGTACAGACAGCTATTTTAAAGTTGAGCGACTGAAAGGTATCTTTGCATGGGGTTTTAGAATTAAAAGTGCCGAACCTGAAGAGGGTTTACCAGTTGCATTATTAAAATTGTAGAAGGATGAAGATAGGATGGGTAGTTCAATTATATTAAAGTTACTTAATGTAACTCATTATTATAGAAATAAAAAATCAAAAAAATGGTATCTACCATTTGGTTATGATGCAGAAGATATAGAATTGAATAATATCAACCTACATATCTATCAAGGCGAGGCTTTAGGGATTATTGGGGAACCAGAGTCATCTAAAGAACTCATCGGTCGTTTATTAAGTGGTGAAATAAAACCTGATAAAGGTAGAATTGTTAGAAAGAAAGATTTGTTTTTTGCAGATATAGAAGATAAGTTATTGCAAGTAGACACTGTGGAGGACTATATAGCAAATGTTGTTACTTTGTTTCCATATAAAACTTCAGATCATAAAAATGAACAAATTTTAAAATATGCGCATCTTCAAGAAAAATCCCAAGTGCAGATTCGCCATTTATCTGACGCTGAGTATGCTCAGTTGCTATTTACATTAGCGCGTACCTCTAAAGCGACAGTAGTTATACTGAATCAAGTATTACAACACTTAGAAGATTATTATTTTGAAAAAGCGATAGCACTCTCAGATGAATACATAAATAATCAACTGACCATTGTCATGATAGATGACAATGTGCAACGAATAGCTCAGGCCAGTAACTATTTAGCGTGGATTTCACATGGACAACTTAGAATGGAAGGTTCATTGAAACAGATCTTACCGATATTTAATGATCATGAAAAGGACAGGTTATCTTTAACAAGTGATGAGGAAAAGGCAAATTTTGATGTTGATTGGAAAAAAACAAGAACGAGAGTACCAGAGTTAACCTATAACTTCAAACGTACGGAACGATATAACCATGTTAAGCCACCGGTTGCGCTTGTGCGATTTTGGACATTCTTCATAGCATGTTTTGTCGGCTTAGTGCTCATGGCTTTATTGATTTTTAATGATATAGGTAAGTTGGAAATTGGCCAGAATATTGATCAAGCAACGATTCAAAATCAGCATAAAAATCCTTACCAAGAAAAACTCGGATATGGCATTGTTTTAGAAGATTCAATTAATCTTGAAAACATGGATGATCATAAGAAAATCAATATAGGTAAATATGCGTTTATGACTATTGTTGGTGAAAACAATAAAAACTATAAAATCACAATTGATAACAAGAATTACAAAGTAGCTAAAAATAAAATACGCTATTTTAATCCAGCTGGATTATATGAAGCACATAGTGTGAAATCTTTAGCGCCATATATGCATAATAACTACAGTAATTATAATGAATTTTTTAATAGTCATTTGCATAAAAAACATAATAAAGTGACAGAATCTTTAGTCCCTGAAAATGATAAGGATAATCGTTTTGTAGTTCCTATTGTTCAACAGCCTATTTCAATGCTCTTTAATGATAAGAATAAACTTGCTGGGTTTACCATCCCAATCAAAGATAAAGATAAACTAAAAGATGAATTTAACATTGATAGTAAGTTTTGGATTACTAAATCAGGAGATGGCTATTTCATGGCCGATTTAAAAAATAATCAGTGGATATATATCGAATTGTAGGTGTAAAGAATGATAGATAGTGTTATTAATTTTTATAAAAATATTCCATATCTTTTTAAACATGCATACCGCCGTTTGAAAACTCAATGGATGTGGTTGGCTATACCTTTTATTGCGAGTCTGTTATTAATGTTTTTGATGATGCTCATCTTTAAATTAAACGATACAGAAGAAATCAAGCAAGCACGTGGTTACTTTAGATTAGCAGGTATCACAAGTTTTGCGTATATTTGGATAGCTGTATATCAGAGCTATATTATTTATAAGAAAGACTACCTTATTGGGAAATTGTATAATATCAATCCAATCTTCCAAAATATTGTCATAGCAACAATTACGAGTATCACAATGTTTATATCATTAGTAATTATCATCTTTGCTACGCCTGTGAATATTGAAAGCTCTATACCATCAACTTTATATTATGTAGTCATGACATTGATATTTATTGTAGTGGTTTCAACAATTTTAGGTTTACTAACAATAAAGTATACAAAAATTAATGCGATGTATTTTGTCGGTTCATTTATTACTTTTTTCATCGTTCCAATTTTATTTATACCAAAAACGAATGAAACCATTGTGTCACATATTTTAATGTTAAATCCTGTGTTTTACCTTATACAAGGTATTACACAGTCGGTAGTATTAGGTGCACTAAGTTTGAATAATATTCCGTACCATTTGTACTATTATTTATTTATAGCAATGTTATGTGTAGTCATTTTTGCGATGTATAGAACAATCGCGAATAAAAAGTATTTTTATGTAGATATGTCAGATGACACTATTGTTGATAACAATCATAGTTCAGAGCATGTAGAAGCGCAAAAAGAAATACCAACTAAAGAAAAAACTAACCTAGATTAAAAAATAAGATAACATCTTTATAAGTGATAAATGAGATTAAGCTAATAAAAAACTGGAAAGTGTGTTATTAATAAACACAACTTTCCAGTTTTTATTTTGAATTCATTTATTTAGTTATTCAAATCATTATTTAGCGAATAATTTTCTTTGTAATTTATCTTCGCTAAATACCCAACCAATATAGGAATGATCTATCTCTTTATGCTCATCTAAATGTGCAATTGCCACAAATGAATAATGTCCATTTTTTAAATAGCGCAAATCGATTAATCTTATTTCTGTAGTATCATCATCTAATTTAGTTGCTTGCCAACGATAGATAGAGGAAAAATTAAGAAACGTTTTAATATTTTTGTCATTCTTGACGTATTGCATAAGGTCATCACTAGGAAATGGGTGGCGCTCTGATTTATCACTAAAGACGATATTTCTGCCAAAGCTTCTGCCTACGTAATCATAAGTTTCAGTTTGTATAGCTACGCGCCACTCCATAAAACGAATGGTGGGTGCCACAAATATTTTTACTGGATTATGCTCTTGCTTAATTTGTTTTAGAGCCTGCTGTTTAATAATAGCTTGCATTCTAAAGCGAATAATATAATATACTACAAGCAGAGCAATAATAGGGAAGAATGCAAGATATGGGTGTACGCCAAATAACCAAAGTACGATACCCACACACCACATTATAAATATTATAGGATCAAAGGTGTTTATCACACTGAGTTGTATCCATTTATTTGTAATGGGTCTTAATGCTTGTGTACCATATGAGTTAAATATATCAACGAACACATGAAGGAATACTGCAAGTTGTGCCCATAACCATACATGTGTTACATCTATATTTTTAAAAAATGTAAAAATAAAGAGTGAAATCAATAAAGGCCATAATAATGTGAATGGTATAGAGTGTGTTATTCCTCTATGATTTGAAATATAAGTTGCATTGTCTTTTAATTTTAAAGCTGTGTCACCGTCTGGGATCAATGAGCCTACTACTAATGTGGTAGCTGTAGCTACAAATGATCCTGCCATTGCTGGATCTTGGGTAGCTAATGCTGTTAAACCAATACCCATAACAATATGTGTGCCTGTGTCCATAAGTGTTCACTCATTTCATCTCAATATTATATTAAGTACATTATAAGCTAAGATGTTACATAATAAAAATATCATACTATGTTTTAATAAAAAAAATAAAGATTTGCTAAAAGAAAGAGATGTGTAAAATGTTAAAAGAATCAAAGTTCAAAAATAATCTAGTCACATGGTTTAATGAGAATCAGCGTGAAATGCCATGGAGAGAAACATCAAATCCATATTATATATGGCTAAGTGAAGTTATGTTACAACAAACACAAGTCAAAACCGTCATAGACTATTATCATCGATTTATTAGCCGTTTTCCAACAATTGCAGATCTAAGTCAAGCTCATGAAGACGAAGTATTAAAATATTGGGAAGGCTTAGGTTATTATAGTAGAGCGAGAAATTTTCACACTGCAGTAAAGGAAGTACACGACAATTATAACGATCAAGTGCCAAATGAACCACAGACATTTGGTAAATTAAAAGGTGTCGGTCCTTATACACAAGCTGCAGTTATGAGTATTGCGTTTAATGAACCATTAGCAACTGTGGATGGGAATGTATTTAGAGTATGGGCTCGGTTGAACAATGATACACGTGATACAAAATTACAATCAACACGTAAAGCTTTTGAACAAGAATTACAACCGTATGTTGAAGAAGATGCGGGTACGTTTAATCAAGCAATGATGGAATTAGGTGCCTTGGTATGTACTCCAAAAACCCCGCTGTGTTTATTTTGCCCAGTACAAGCACATTGTGAAGCGTTCGAAAATGGAACAGTCCATAACTTACCTGTAAAAACAACGAAAGTTAAGAAAAAGCATATTAAACAAAAGGTATATATCGTGAGAAACCAAAACAATGAAATTTTAATTGAAAAGCGTACACAAAAATTACTTAATAATATGTGGCAATTTCCAATGTATGAAGCGGATGGAAAAGAGGGCATAGTTGCCGATTTATCACAGGAAATAAAGTTTGATAACACACCGGTTTTTAAATTAAAGCATCAATTCACACATATTACATGGGATATAGAAGTCTTTATGGCACAAGAAAAATTAAACCAAGAGACAGTTGAATTACCACAAAATATGGTGTGGATGGCTTTAGAAGATAAAGAGGCATTTAATTTTCCAGTAAGTATGACTAAAATATACAAATTTATTTCAGATCATTGTTAGACTCTGTGTTGCAACCTGACTTATGTTATAATTCATAATGTGAAATTAAGAAAAGGTGGTGTGGAGCATGGTAAAAGAATCCATACCTAAAGAAGGTCAGACGATAAAGATACAAAGTTATAAACACGATGGTAATATACATCGTGTTTGGTCTGAGACTACTATACTAAAGGGTACGGATCATGTAGTCATTGGTGGTAATGATCATACACTCGTCACAGAAAGTGATAGTCGTACATGGATTACTAGAGAACCAGCAATCGTTTATTTCCATTCTGAATATTGGTTTAATGTTATTTGTATGTTTAGAGAAGATGGAGTTTATTATTATTGCAATTTATCTTCGCCATTTGTGTGCGATGAAGAAGCTTTAAAATATATCGATTACGATTTAGATATAAAAGTATATCCTAACGGTAAATATCATTTATTAGACGAAGATGAATATGAACAACATATGAAACAGATGAATTATTCACCAGATATCGACGTGATTTTGAGAAGAAATGTAGATATTTTACAACAATGGATTGAACAGAAAAAAGGTCCATTTGCTCCTGACTTCATAAAAGTTTGGCGTGAAAGATATAAAAAAATTAGAAACTATTAAGCACATTTAATGTTTTTCTTTTTGATATCATTTATAGTGTTATGGGTATGAGCAGAGCAAACATGAAAATCTATGTTTGACGCAAATAAAATATCCGTAATCGCAGATGAATTGATAAACAAACTAAAATAGCGCGTTTACAGCAGCCTAGTTGGATGGTCAACATAGGCTGTTTCATTTGTAAATATATGTTGGGGAGGAATAGTTTTTATGATTCGCAGATATTTACAATTCGTATATCCATATAAATGGAGAATCATCGCCACTATTTTTGTGGGTATATTAAAATTTGGTATACCAATGTTGATACCATTATTGATAAAATTTGTTATTGATGATGTCATAAATAATGGTGCTATATCAACAGAAGAGAAATTTACGAGATTAAGTATTGCATTGGGCATTGCAGCATTTATTTTTGTAATTGTGCGACCACCAATAGAATTTTTAAGACAGTACTTAGCACAGTGGACAAGTAATAAAATTTTATATGACATACGAAAAAGACTTTATGGCCATTTACAAGCACTGAGCGCAAGATTTTATGCGAATAACCAAGTGGGACAGGTTATATCAAGAGTGATTAATGAT
It encodes the following:
- the sgtB gene encoding monofunctional peptidoglycan glycosyltransferase SgtB is translated as MKRSDRYKQHTKQTREKKPNMPQHNTYFQPVGKPPKRKKGKGIFLKLLIPIVIVLAIFIGAMYALSLRANVDDLKSIEDKDTFVSVSNMPDYTKGAFIAMEDERYYKHHGFDIKGTSRALFSTLSDKSVQGGSTLTQQVVKNYYYDNEQSFTRKVKELFVAHRVEKAYDKNEILSFYVNNIYFGSNQYTVEGAANHYFGATTDKNNTNLPQITVLQSAMLASKVNAPSVYDINDMSDNYINRVKIDLEKMKQQNYITDVEYENAIQELGV
- a CDS encoding sugar ABC transporter permease, which codes for MIDSVINFYKNIPYLFKHAYRRLKTQWMWLAIPFIASLLLMFLMMLIFKLNDTEEIKQARGYFRLAGITSFAYIWIAVYQSYIIYKKDYLIGKLYNINPIFQNIVIATITSITMFISLVIIIFATPVNIESSIPSTLYYVVMTLIFIVVVSTILGLLTIKYTKINAMYFVGSFITFFIVPILFIPKTNETIVSHILMLNPVFYLIQGITQSVVLGALSLNNIPYHLYYYLFIAMLCVVIFAMYRTIANKKYFYVDMSDDTIVDNNHSSEHVEAQKEIPTKEKTNLD
- a CDS encoding nucleoside tri-diphosphate phosphatase, producing MVKESIPKEGQTIKIQSYKHDGNIHRVWSETTILKGTDHVVIGGNDHTLVTESDSRTWITREPAIVYFHSEYWFNVICMFREDGVYYYCNLSSPFVCDEEALKYIDYDLDIKVYPNGKYHLLDEDEYEQHMKQMNYSPDIDVILRRNVDILQQWIEQKKGPFAPDFIKVWRERYKKIRNY
- the recX gene encoding recombination regulator RecX; the protein is MPKITKIEVQKKNKERFNLFLDDEFEMGIDIDTFVYFNLKKDQIVEAKDMEAIQSYEQYRQAINTAIQYLSYRKRTDHEVVQHLTKKEFSESVISKVLDYCHAQKLIDHNDYANSLKNTMILTTDKGPGIYKQKLREAGIEQVIIDEYTELYEKEQSMEDILKVANKILKQKKGPLVKRKEKLTQSLMQKGYSFEKIKEVMEDLDFSQPDEELDNLLQQELEKVYNKYSRKYSGRKLINKTIEGLMRKGYKYDKIKAKLEESGIVDGTEEIE
- a CDS encoding type 1 glutamine amidotransferase domain-containing protein; amino-acid sequence: MAKKVAIIVTDEFEDSELTSPKEAIEEAGHETVIIGDEANSEVVGKHGAKATVDISIADAQPEDYDGLLIPGGFSPDHLRGDSEGRYGTFAKYFTKNDVPTFAICHGPQILIDTDDLNGRTLTAVLNVRKDLSNAGAQVVDESVVVDNNIVTSRTPDDLDDFNREIVNQLND
- a CDS encoding YfhH family protein, whose amino-acid sequence is MEQKKLSEMSEVELRHEIQGYKEKMRKAEMNGIFNEYDVYQSKVIVAESYLVDRNKIEIGKIYKLNDGTDSYFKVERLKGIFAWGFRIKSAEPEEGLPVALLKL
- a CDS encoding metal-dependent hydrolase: MDTGTHIVMGIGLTALATQDPAMAGSFVATATTLVVGSLIPDGDTALKLKDNATYISNHRGITHSIPFTLLWPLLISLFIFTFFKNIDVTHVWLWAQLAVFLHVFVDIFNSYGTQALRPITNKWIQLSVINTFDPIIFIMWCVGIVLWLFGVHPYLAFFPIIALLVVYYIIRFRMQAIIKQQALKQIKQEHNPVKIFVAPTIRFMEWRVAIQTETYDYVGRSFGRNIVFSDKSERHPFPSDDLMQYVKNDKNIKTFLNFSSIYRWQATKLDDDTTEIRLIDLRYLKNGHYSFVAIAHLDEHKEIDHSYIGWVFSEDKLQRKLFAK
- the mutY gene encoding A/G-specific adenine glycosylase, whose translation is MLKESKFKNNLVTWFNENQREMPWRETSNPYYIWLSEVMLQQTQVKTVIDYYHRFISRFPTIADLSQAHEDEVLKYWEGLGYYSRARNFHTAVKEVHDNYNDQVPNEPQTFGKLKGVGPYTQAAVMSIAFNEPLATVDGNVFRVWARLNNDTRDTKLQSTRKAFEQELQPYVEEDAGTFNQAMMELGALVCTPKTPLCLFCPVQAHCEAFENGTVHNLPVKTTKVKKKHIKQKVYIVRNQNNEILIEKRTQKLLNNMWQFPMYEADGKEGIVADLSQEIKFDNTPVFKLKHQFTHITWDIEVFMAQEKLNQETVELPQNMVWMALEDKEAFNFPVSMTKIYKFISDHC
- a CDS encoding ATP-binding cassette domain-containing protein encodes the protein MGSSIILKLLNVTHYYRNKKSKKWYLPFGYDAEDIELNNINLHIYQGEALGIIGEPESSKELIGRLLSGEIKPDKGRIVRKKDLFFADIEDKLLQVDTVEDYIANVVTLFPYKTSDHKNEQILKYAHLQEKSQVQIRHLSDAEYAQLLFTLARTSKATVVILNQVLQHLEDYYFEKAIALSDEYINNQLTIVMIDDNVQRIAQASNYLAWISHGQLRMEGSLKQILPIFNDHEKDRLSLTSDEEKANFDVDWKKTRTRVPELTYNFKRTERYNHVKPPVALVRFWTFFIACFVGLVLMALLIFNDIGKLEIGQNIDQATIQNQHKNPYQEKLGYGIVLEDSINLENMDDHKKINIGKYAFMTIVGENNKNYKITIDNKNYKVAKNKIRYFNPAGLYEAHSVKSLAPYMHNNYSNYNEFFNSHLHKKHNKVTESLVPENDKDNRFVVPIVQQPISMLFNDKNKLAGFTIPIKDKDKLKDEFNIDSKFWITKSGDGYFMADLKNNQWIYIEL